A section of the Leptospira kobayashii genome encodes:
- a CDS encoding type II toxin-antitoxin system antitoxin SocA domain-containing protein, which yields MIGMKAGSKIDSKIAFLISFFPNKRIAITHLVKLLYALELKSIAEKKRRFSQLKFIHDHYGPNIPEIESILSSSFFEVQFDEDQKYYYSNFKSNTKETKFSTEEAKFIEEFALEFREYRFSGKGDPRNAGGLLGYAYNTEPFIETKFKEEINFEKYIGNSFIDKVLIKDKDFERYKTQALKLSEFITPLFTQEARNKMRTRLSKIKNK from the coding sequence ATGATCGGCATGAAAGCTGGAAGCAAAATTGATTCAAAAATTGCGTTCCTAATTTCTTTTTTTCCAAACAAACGTATAGCAATTACTCATTTAGTAAAATTACTTTATGCATTAGAACTGAAATCAATTGCAGAAAAGAAGCGAAGATTCTCACAGCTGAAGTTTATTCATGATCATTATGGACCAAATATTCCTGAAATAGAATCTATTTTAAGCTCTTCCTTCTTTGAAGTACAATTTGATGAAGATCAAAAATATTATTATTCTAATTTTAAAAGCAATACTAAAGAAACTAAATTTTCAACTGAAGAAGCTAAATTTATCGAAGAATTTGCCTTAGAGTTTAGGGAATATAGATTTTCAGGAAAAGGCGATCCAAGAAATGCTGGTGGTTTGCTTGGATATGCATACAATACAGAGCCTTTTATTGAAACCAAGTTTAAAGAAGAAATAAATTTTGAAAAATACATTGGAAATTCCTTTATAGATAAAGTTTTAATAAAAGATAAAGATTTCGAAAGATACAAAACCCAGGCGTTAAAACTAAGCGAATTTATAACCCCATTATTTACTCAAGAAGCGCGAAATAAAATGAGAACAAGGCTTAGTAAAATTAAGAATAAATAA
- a CDS encoding DUF433 domain-containing protein, with protein sequence MNYREHLSSSPQVMLGKPVIKNTRVTVELILERLGEGLTIEDILAATPNIRKEDIYACIAYSSDVISKETLLAS encoded by the coding sequence ATGAATTACAGAGAACATCTTAGCTCTTCTCCTCAAGTTATGCTTGGGAAACCGGTTATCAAAAACACTAGGGTTACTGTTGAGCTTATTCTTGAAAGACTGGGGGAAGGTTTGACTATCGAAGATATTCTGGCTGCTACTCCAAACATCCGTAAAGAAGATATCTACGCATGTATTGCATACTCTAGCGATGTTATTAGCAAGGAAACGCTTCTTGCTAGCTAG
- a CDS encoding DUF5615 family PIN-like protein, with amino-acid sequence MLASLLADENVDFRIIKILRESGIVIHSILEDHKSVSDFEVIEIARKLNSIILTLDKDFGEWVFSHKEFTIGVILLRYNPKEYLEITKAIQTLINQHNDDLVGKFVVLSTSKIRIREIHL; translated from the coding sequence TTGCTAGCTAGTTTACTAGCTGACGAAAATGTTGATTTTCGTATTATTAAAATCCTTCGAGAATCCGGCATTGTTATTCATTCCATACTCGAAGATCATAAAAGTGTATCCGATTTTGAAGTGATTGAAATCGCAAGAAAACTAAATTCAATTATACTTACTTTAGATAAAGATTTTGGTGAATGGGTTTTTTCTCATAAAGAATTCACCATTGGAGTTATCTTACTAAGATATAACCCAAAAGAATATTTAGAAATTACAAAAGCTATTCAAACTTTAATCAACCAACATAATGATGACCTAGTTGGTAAGTTCGTGGTCCTTTCAACTTCCAAGATCAGAATTAGAGAAATACATTTGTAA
- a CDS encoding pentapeptide repeat-containing protein, producing the protein MILGLGLFWFQSRLAKNEELKRITIELLDIAKSSNIDIKERKIRIIRDIRNLRAHIPILIEFNLSNFEGDEINLISSLLWNPDFSNSNLTGLEFNKAQLLQGNAKSTKFNYCKFRNGIFHGCDFTNAKFFEVDFYGAKLTDSNFTRADLTRSYNLETKQLLDVWSLYNCKMEKKLKNELLKLKPVLFQKRNTKYKNITLHKYRNIYFDAKYGNRWNKTIEDILDNSTTSL; encoded by the coding sequence ATGATCTTAGGTTTAGGTCTGTTTTGGTTTCAAAGTCGCTTAGCAAAAAACGAGGAATTGAAAAGAATTACAATTGAACTACTGGATATAGCAAAAAGTTCGAACATAGATATAAAAGAAAGAAAAATTAGAATTATACGGGATATCAGAAATTTACGAGCACACATTCCAATCCTCATTGAATTCAATTTATCTAATTTCGAGGGCGATGAAATAAATTTAATTTCGAGCTTGCTATGGAATCCTGATTTTAGTAATTCAAATCTCACAGGCCTAGAATTTAATAAAGCCCAGTTGTTACAGGGAAATGCAAAATCAACCAAATTTAACTACTGTAAATTTAGAAATGGAATATTCCATGGATGTGATTTTACTAATGCAAAATTCTTCGAAGTTGATTTTTATGGTGCAAAGCTAACTGACTCAAACTTTACTAGAGCAGATTTAACAAGATCTTACAATCTAGAAACAAAACAATTATTAGATGTATGGTCTTTATATAATTGCAAAATGGAAAAAAAACTGAAAAATGAACTGTTAAAGTTAAAACCAGTTTTATTTCAAAAAAGAAATACTAAATACAAGAATATTACTCTACATAAGTACAGAAATATTTATTTTGATGCAAAATATGGCAATCGCTGGAATAAAACAATAGAAGATATACTAGATAATTCTACAACCAGTCTATAA
- a CDS encoding type II toxin-antitoxin system RelE/ParE family toxin — translation MIKSFLHKGLEDFFNTGSKKGIRPDHSSKLARILDRLDASLKPEDMDLPGYKLHPLKGDKKKRWSVSVNGNWRVTFLFVGEDAILVDYEDYH, via the coding sequence GTGATTAAATCATTTCTTCATAAAGGCCTCGAGGATTTTTTCAATACTGGTAGCAAAAAAGGAATAAGACCTGATCACTCTAGTAAACTTGCAAGGATATTAGATAGGTTAGATGCTTCCTTAAAGCCTGAAGACATGGATTTACCAGGATACAAGCTTCATCCTTTAAAAGGTGATAAGAAAAAGCGATGGTCTGTTTCGGTAAACGGAAATTGGAGAGTTACTTTTCTATTTGTTGGTGAAGATGCAATTTTAGTAGATTATGAGGATTACCATTAA
- a CDS encoding HigA family addiction module antitoxin has translation MKNTKTRKPTHPGEVLLEDVLKPLNLPISEAAKSLGVSRKTLSEIVNQKAGITPNMAVRIAYATNTSAESWIRMQGKYDLWLAMQEKINHIEKFPIAV, from the coding sequence ATGAAAAACACTAAAACACGAAAGCCTACCCATCCGGGAGAAGTTTTACTCGAAGATGTCTTAAAACCTTTAAATTTACCTATTTCTGAAGCTGCAAAAAGTTTAGGTGTCTCAAGAAAGACTCTTTCTGAAATTGTGAATCAAAAAGCTGGGATTACTCCAAATATGGCTGTTAGAATCGCATATGCTACAAATACATCTGCTGAAAGTTGGATTCGAATGCAAGGAAAGTATGATCTTTGGTTAGCTATGCAAGAAAAAATAAATCATATAGAAAAATTCCCTATCGCTGTTTAA
- a CDS encoding type II toxin-antitoxin system RelE/ParE family toxin, whose product MKEFTAYKGEKFTIEWYFDDNENSDALDYFENLPESFQIKTLALFKRFAEIGEIKDKTKFNFEGDALFAFKPIPHRFLCFFVKGKKIIVTNAFHKKTDKLPKNEKERALKRREDYEKRTKKDSYY is encoded by the coding sequence GTGAAAGAATTCACTGCCTACAAAGGTGAGAAATTTACTATTGAATGGTATTTTGATGACAATGAAAATTCTGATGCTTTGGATTATTTTGAAAATTTACCTGAGTCATTTCAAATTAAAACATTAGCTTTATTCAAAAGATTCGCAGAAATTGGGGAAATTAAAGACAAAACTAAATTCAATTTTGAAGGTGATGCCTTATTCGCTTTTAAGCCTATTCCCCATAGATTTCTTTGCTTCTTTGTAAAAGGGAAAAAGATTATCGTTACTAACGCATTTCACAAGAAAACAGACAAATTACCAAAAAACGAAAAAGAAAGAGCATTAAAAAGAAGGGAAGATTATGAAAAACGAACAAAAAAAGACAGCTATTACTAA
- a CDS encoding helix-turn-helix domain-containing protein, which yields MKNEQKKTAITKTTFDRLMKNQAFKEKFDKEYDALTLSETIIELMESEKLSVRELSKRANVSSTVIQEIRSGKQDNPTLLVLSKLVHTLGAEIIIKKGKKTLANV from the coding sequence ATGAAAAACGAACAAAAAAAGACAGCTATTACTAAAACTACATTTGATCGTTTAATGAAAAATCAAGCTTTTAAAGAAAAGTTTGATAAGGAATACGATGCTTTAACTCTTTCTGAAACCATTATTGAATTAATGGAATCAGAAAAACTTTCTGTAAGAGAGCTCTCTAAACGAGCAAATGTTTCAAGCACTGTTATTCAAGAAATCAGAAGTGGAAAACAGGACAATCCTACTTTACTAGTGCTTTCTAAGTTAGTTCACACATTAGGCGCTGAGATTATTATAAAAAAAGGCAAGAAAACTCTTGCTAATGTATAA
- the drt3a gene encoding antiviral reverse transcriptase Drt3a — protein sequence MIKKDTTKFQYSPNQIRKVIRKSDFWKYKLDKDQLITLTESIATEFAENNSETKGLETIDFRHKKIFITNNIYDTLTIRKTSEILESLFHVNSFSREQEILQLKYILETEKSFSIVRTDIKNFFESISFYKIISLLQTKGIYNNSFLLHLNNIKRELDNHGHTSLPRGLALSSTLSEIYLEEFDNLIRSNRDILYYSRYVDDIVIITKENSQKKILDFIKLNLPEGLILNRSKTRFYHSKSTEKINYLGYSLDLSNALKIGISKNKLGKIKKRIILSLKQFIKDSNFEILLLRIKFLTGATELRIADRAKKLVVGIKYQYALCDESEIQINLKELDNFWYSVLVSKKYYISNKLRAKLTTENLIKLKQMSFKSGYSFTITNSLNPDTISKIQEVWKYE from the coding sequence ATGATAAAAAAAGATACAACAAAGTTCCAATATTCTCCAAATCAGATTAGAAAAGTAATTAGAAAATCTGATTTTTGGAAATATAAGTTAGATAAGGATCAACTTATTACATTGACTGAAAGTATTGCAACTGAATTTGCAGAGAATAATTCAGAAACCAAGGGACTTGAAACTATCGATTTCAGACATAAAAAAATATTCATAACAAATAATATTTATGATACATTAACAATTAGAAAAACATCGGAAATTCTTGAATCGCTATTCCATGTTAATTCCTTCAGTAGAGAACAGGAAATTTTACAACTTAAGTATATACTTGAGACCGAAAAGTCATTTTCTATAGTCAGAACAGACATCAAAAATTTCTTTGAAAGTATATCATTTTATAAAATAATAAGCCTTTTGCAAACGAAAGGAATTTATAATAACTCTTTTTTACTTCACTTAAATAATATAAAGCGTGAATTAGATAATCATGGTCATACATCTCTACCAAGAGGACTGGCATTAAGTTCAACTTTATCAGAAATTTATTTAGAAGAATTCGACAATTTGATACGTTCAAACAGAGACATTCTTTACTATAGCAGATATGTTGACGATATAGTTATAATAACAAAGGAAAATAGTCAGAAAAAAATATTAGATTTTATAAAATTAAATCTTCCAGAAGGTTTAATTTTAAATAGATCAAAGACCAGGTTTTATCACAGTAAATCAACTGAGAAAATTAATTACTTAGGATACTCACTTGATTTATCGAATGCATTAAAAATTGGAATTTCAAAGAATAAGTTAGGTAAAATAAAGAAGCGAATTATCTTATCTTTAAAGCAGTTTATTAAAGATTCTAATTTCGAAATACTTCTTTTGAGAATTAAATTTCTTACGGGTGCGACTGAGCTACGAATTGCGGATAGAGCCAAAAAACTAGTAGTTGGAATTAAATATCAATATGCGTTATGCGATGAATCAGAAATTCAAATTAACCTTAAAGAACTTGATAACTTTTGGTATTCTGTCTTAGTTTCAAAAAAGTATTATATTTCAAATAAACTTAGAGCAAAATTAACAACAGAAAACCTGATCAAACTCAAACAAATGAGTTTTAAATCTGGCTACTCATTCACAATTACTAATTCATTAAACCCAGACACTATTTCGAAAATTCAGGAAGTTTGGAAATATGAATAA
- the drt3b gene encoding antiviral reverse transcriptase Drt3b, protein MNKKRLNSGIKERCLLTEVSPFETPILFSNWGSFNYLYNLKSNNPNAFVREVFSNNYSGIPYKFRIKKDKENYRVLYLIHPKLSEKITNLYKKFEIQIIKSCLKSKFSIRHPVKIGKMFADISTADMKKSSVEQFDENTAFSSSYFVYKDYSHLYKFFSSDYFTKLEKDYRQMATIDISKFFPTIYSHSISWAIRGKLESKDVAFSNGRDISLGGYFDNLIQESNYKETNGIIVGPEMSRIFAEIILQEIDLLTEKQLKVDGFLFGEHYTCARYIDDYFIFSNSKTIIDKFIAIIKEELEKYKLYLNETKTAYLNRPFISTISKKKIELKSFISQLKTEVLDSTLNKKLNSERELNKFRSIIGEIENNTHALSNYFFGLIQRNIKSLFEIDEEICLKAIIVFLDLTFYQLRTDTRVNNIIKVTNIIYMTLDITKKFKPYNRKRLNDKISSEIIECLKSSIESDCVIEALNLLIIHSELGINYTLDVFLLETIIEKSKKTIFEDRNPKERLTYFEIITILYYIKNKPLYSKIKEQILDEACNILTENFLINYSESCHLFFDLLSAPFLDVEEKIKICKAGVHFKKPVPSNKDQSEIIQYIEKHSWYFHWNNNNILRELLKKKKLQLSY, encoded by the coding sequence ATGAATAAAAAAAGACTCAATTCAGGTATAAAAGAGAGGTGCTTGCTCACCGAAGTATCTCCATTTGAAACGCCAATTTTATTTTCGAATTGGGGATCATTTAATTATCTTTATAACCTAAAAAGCAATAACCCAAATGCTTTTGTTAGGGAAGTATTCTCGAATAATTATTCAGGAATTCCTTATAAATTTAGAATAAAAAAGGATAAAGAAAATTATAGAGTTTTATACTTAATTCATCCAAAATTATCAGAGAAAATAACAAACCTTTACAAAAAGTTTGAAATCCAAATTATAAAAAGCTGCCTTAAAAGCAAATTCTCGATTCGTCATCCCGTAAAAATCGGTAAGATGTTTGCCGATATTTCAACTGCCGACATGAAAAAATCATCCGTTGAACAATTCGATGAAAACACGGCATTTTCATCATCATACTTTGTTTACAAAGATTATTCCCATCTATATAAGTTTTTTTCATCAGATTATTTCACAAAATTGGAAAAGGACTATCGTCAAATGGCAACGATTGATATATCTAAGTTTTTTCCAACTATCTACTCGCATTCGATTTCTTGGGCAATAAGAGGAAAATTAGAATCCAAAGATGTTGCATTTTCTAATGGAAGGGATATTTCATTAGGTGGATATTTCGATAATCTTATTCAGGAGTCAAATTACAAAGAAACTAATGGAATAATCGTAGGTCCCGAAATGTCTAGAATATTTGCGGAGATTATTTTACAAGAAATTGATTTACTAACTGAAAAGCAGCTGAAAGTAGACGGTTTTCTTTTTGGAGAACATTACACTTGTGCCCGATATATTGACGATTATTTCATTTTTTCAAACTCAAAAACCATAATCGATAAGTTTATAGCCATAATCAAAGAGGAACTAGAAAAATATAAACTCTATCTTAATGAAACTAAAACCGCATACTTAAATAGGCCGTTTATCTCAACCATTAGTAAGAAAAAAATAGAACTTAAAAGCTTCATAAGCCAGTTAAAAACCGAAGTCCTAGACTCAACACTGAATAAGAAACTCAACAGCGAACGAGAATTAAATAAATTCCGTTCAATTATTGGCGAAATAGAAAACAATACTCATGCTTTATCGAATTACTTTTTTGGTCTGATCCAAAGGAATATCAAATCGCTCTTTGAAATAGATGAAGAAATTTGCTTAAAAGCGATAATAGTTTTTCTAGATTTAACATTCTATCAACTGAGAACTGACACAAGAGTAAATAATATAATAAAGGTCACAAATATTATATATATGACTTTAGACATCACGAAAAAATTCAAACCCTACAACAGAAAAAGATTAAATGATAAAATTTCTTCAGAGATTATAGAATGTCTTAAATCATCCATAGAATCTGATTGCGTTATTGAAGCTTTAAATCTCCTAATTATACATTCTGAACTGGGAATTAATTATACTTTAGATGTTTTCTTATTAGAAACGATTATCGAAAAATCAAAAAAAACGATCTTTGAAGATAGAAATCCAAAAGAAAGATTAACCTATTTTGAAATTATCACTATTCTTTATTACATAAAGAATAAACCACTTTATTCCAAAATCAAAGAACAAATATTAGATGAAGCTTGCAACATACTAACCGAAAATTTTCTAATTAATTATTCCGAATCCTGTCATTTATTTTTTGATTTACTTTCAGCGCCTTTCCTTGACGTTGAGGAGAAAATAAAAATTTGTAAAGCTGGAGTTCACTTCAAAAAACCCGTACCAAGCAACAAAGATCAGTCTGAAATTATTCAATACATCGAAAAGCATTCTTGGTATTTCCATTGGAATAATAATAATATATTAAGGGAATTGCTTAAAAAGAAAAAACTACAATTATCTTATTAA
- a CDS encoding Shedu immune nuclease family protein codes for MPINIRKEKNGKISNYYWNNDELFSNKEIRIFEINRSENYIRFYPPDFYNWNSKKFEVVIEFIGMSKLPYEIHEKGYIKSGGSYYLFKFITEENINRVIINQDEPFTTKVVKQTLYLKYSEFSKFIKDLQTAINESKREKVFTFKSLQHSILPSKYPEGDFSNSIKEKRLIESLDENIISDISPENLDKIENFYLSLLEKKYKQKDKKTNFLLNNYTAVKSKVITNAILIFKSLIEENATESKLGKFLMENLYIIDSKYIKSIPEINVMLGGNRRFDFGLIDFDYNLDIFEIKRPQTKLLASETDHGNYYFHPELVKSVVQAEKYLYNAESKKSNIENDIKRELELDFHISLVRPNAYLIIGHSNQLNNDNKKEDFKVLRKSYKNIQIILYDEILNRLLNLEKKLK; via the coding sequence ATGCCAATAAATATTCGAAAAGAAAAAAACGGGAAAATATCCAATTACTATTGGAATAATGATGAATTGTTTTCTAACAAGGAAATACGTATTTTTGAAATTAATCGTTCAGAAAATTACATACGTTTTTATCCTCCAGACTTTTATAATTGGAATAGTAAAAAATTTGAAGTTGTTATTGAGTTCATAGGCATGTCGAAACTACCCTATGAAATTCACGAAAAGGGCTACATTAAATCTGGAGGGAGTTATTACTTATTCAAATTTATAACTGAAGAAAATATCAACAGAGTAATTATCAATCAGGATGAACCTTTCACTACTAAAGTCGTAAAGCAAACCTTATATTTAAAATACTCCGAATTTTCAAAGTTTATCAAAGATTTACAAACAGCAATAAATGAATCTAAAAGAGAAAAAGTTTTTACTTTTAAATCGTTACAGCATTCCATTTTACCAAGTAAATACCCAGAAGGCGATTTCTCAAACAGTATAAAAGAAAAACGATTAATAGAAAGTTTAGACGAAAATATAATCTCAGACATTAGTCCCGAGAATTTAGATAAAATAGAAAATTTCTACTTATCTCTCCTAGAAAAAAAATATAAGCAGAAAGATAAGAAAACTAACTTTCTACTAAATAATTACACTGCAGTTAAATCTAAAGTTATAACCAATGCTATCCTAATCTTTAAATCCTTAATTGAGGAAAATGCTACTGAATCAAAGCTCGGCAAGTTCTTGATGGAAAATTTGTATATAATCGATTCAAAATATATAAAATCGATTCCAGAAATAAACGTTATGCTAGGTGGTAACAGGAGATTTGATTTTGGATTGATAGATTTCGATTATAATTTAGATATATTTGAGATTAAGCGTCCACAAACAAAGCTACTTGCATCCGAAACGGATCATGGAAACTATTATTTTCATCCAGAACTTGTGAAATCTGTCGTACAAGCTGAGAAATATTTATATAATGCAGAGTCTAAAAAAAGTAACATCGAAAACGATATTAAGCGTGAGTTGGAATTAGATTTTCATATTAGTTTAGTTAGACCGAATGCTTATCTTATTATAGGACATAGTAATCAGCTCAATAACGATAACAAAAAAGAAGATTTTAAAGTGTTAAGGAAGTCATACAAAAATATCCAAATTATCCTTTATGATGAAATTTTAAATAGATTATTAAATTTAGAAAAAAAATTGAAATAA
- a CDS encoding tetratricopeptide repeat protein gives MPVNNIRRLIILLAFLSLIGLLVVEAFSFTSILTAIIVDILSLIINEIWNSYKKDKYKKEKQNLLILYPFKKLNIPELKEIKDHKTITKIKKYFKKHNRLEENEKYQDALEYLKKALEAKSDIELVYSFSSILVTEGECDKAIENINKISPKNEREKIQKLTFLTRCYVNKSEFKKALNHLKEIEKIIKNDDYSLIFNKIEQLDYLYLDNNVDEATTLLKEVSHIFKEEKFVSLHFYLLRTLIDRCLSVKNHLSTIQLLSYSNRLLENSNITELNEIGLASLVAIIDIKRIYINFLIENKEIYDMLLENGIKEEDIQSLKEKNQEQTSDINGKIISHVKEYIKEMTIKKLNSINP, from the coding sequence ATGCCAGTAAATAATATCAGAAGATTAATAATTCTATTAGCTTTCCTGTCTCTAATTGGCCTGCTTGTAGTCGAGGCATTTTCCTTTACGAGTATATTAACAGCGATAATTGTAGATATCTTGAGTCTAATCATAAATGAAATATGGAATTCATATAAGAAAGATAAATATAAAAAGGAAAAACAGAATCTTTTAATACTATATCCATTCAAGAAGTTAAATATTCCAGAGCTTAAAGAAATCAAGGATCATAAAACTATAACCAAAATTAAAAAATATTTTAAAAAACATAACCGATTGGAAGAAAATGAAAAATACCAGGATGCTTTAGAGTATCTAAAAAAAGCACTCGAAGCAAAATCGGATATAGAATTAGTATATTCTTTCTCTTCTATACTGGTAACAGAAGGGGAATGTGACAAAGCAATTGAAAATATAAATAAAATTTCTCCAAAAAATGAAAGAGAAAAAATTCAAAAATTGACTTTCCTTACCCGATGTTATGTGAATAAATCTGAATTCAAAAAAGCGTTAAATCATTTAAAAGAAATAGAAAAAATCATTAAAAATGACGACTACAGCTTAATTTTCAACAAAATAGAACAATTGGATTACTTATACTTAGATAACAATGTTGACGAGGCAACAACGCTTCTAAAGGAAGTTAGTCACATATTTAAAGAAGAAAAATTTGTTTCATTGCATTTTTATTTACTAAGAACATTAATTGATCGTTGTTTATCAGTGAAAAATCATTTATCTACAATTCAGCTTCTCAGTTATAGCAATAGATTATTAGAAAACTCAAACATTACCGAATTAAATGAAATTGGATTAGCTTCGTTAGTCGCGATAATAGATATCAAGAGAATATATATAAATTTTTTAATAGAAAATAAGGAAATATATGATATGTTATTAGAAAATGGAATAAAGGAAGAAGACATTCAGTCATTAAAAGAAAAAAACCAAGAGCAAACTTCGGATATTAATGGAAAAATCATTTCTCACGTGAAAGAATACATAAAAGAAATGACAATAAAGAAATTAAATTCCATTAATCCATGA
- a CDS encoding PH domain-containing protein: MQTQEEVKTQIKTLIENYPSVSIELLYTYFPAFNQLHEILLDNELMKAYCFGNLESSEQKFKAGKWLIVCTDKRFLFLQKASLLFDLTHFDIKFEDLKSIKTKVGWFFAEMNLQTFSSIIRAFHIGKKDFKFFSIALDALASTL, from the coding sequence ATGCAAACTCAAGAAGAAGTAAAAACACAAATTAAGACTCTTATTGAAAACTACCCGAGTGTAAGTATTGAACTTTTATATACTTATTTTCCGGCATTCAATCAGCTCCATGAAATTCTTTTAGATAATGAATTGATGAAAGCTTATTGTTTTGGTAATCTCGAAAGCTCTGAGCAGAAATTTAAGGCTGGAAAATGGCTTATTGTATGCACCGATAAACGCTTTCTTTTCTTACAAAAGGCTTCTTTACTTTTCGATTTAACTCATTTTGATATAAAATTTGAAGATTTAAAATCCATTAAAACCAAAGTAGGATGGTTCTTTGCAGAAATGAATTTACAGACGTTTTCTTCAATAATTCGAGCTTTTCATATTGGCAAAAAAGATTTTAAGTTTTTCAGCATAGCATTAGATGCTCTTGCTTCTACATTATAA
- a CDS encoding type II toxin-antitoxin system RelE/ParE family toxin produces MIKSFADKETEGIWKGKFSKKLPPEIQRKAQIKLGMINNILDIKELKVPPSNRLHLLDGDRKGQYSISINDQWRICFSFQQGNVFNVEIVDYH; encoded by the coding sequence GTGATCAAATCCTTTGCTGATAAAGAAACGGAAGGGATTTGGAAGGGGAAATTTTCAAAAAAGTTACCTCCGGAAATCCAAAGAAAAGCACAGATCAAGCTTGGAATGATTAATAACATTCTAGACATTAAGGAATTAAAAGTTCCTCCTTCGAATAGACTTCATTTACTTGATGGCGATAGAAAAGGACAATATTCCATTTCTATTAATGACCAATGGAGAATTTGTTTTTCTTTTCAGCAAGGTAATGTTTTCAATGTTGAAATTGTCGATTACCATTAA
- a CDS encoding HigA family addiction module antitoxin produces the protein MKKNVFINVHPGEILSEEFLIPLNISAYRLAKETGIPESNISEIINGKRNITAAISIKLGKFFELNPHFWIGLQNDFDIRFEEHKLKEVIKDIRTYKEFSKTKEKIKKTKSVA, from the coding sequence ATGAAAAAAAATGTTTTTATTAATGTTCATCCAGGTGAAATTCTCTCTGAAGAGTTCCTCATTCCTCTCAATATTTCGGCTTATAGGCTTGCGAAAGAAACAGGAATACCTGAATCAAATATTTCTGAAATTATTAATGGTAAGAGAAATATTACTGCTGCCATTTCTATTAAATTAGGTAAATTCTTCGAACTCAACCCACACTTTTGGATTGGTTTACAAAATGATTTTGATATCCGATTTGAAGAACATAAACTTAAAGAAGTAATTAAAGATATTAGAACTTATAAAGAGTTTTCTAAAACGAAAGAAAAGATTAAAAAGACTAAATCTGTCGCTTAA